ACAATTTCCCGATACTACTGCCATCAGCGTGAACCGCATATAATTCCTGGGCATCGCCGGGAGGGCCACCAGTAATAGTGACACTACATTTCAGACCTGTGCAGGTAGAGGGATAAACAATCCCCTTGCCATTAACGAATATGATAGCAGCGGTGTCAGATCGATGGGCGATAACCGTTTCCTGTGCACCAGGTACGATTGCTTTGGCACTCACGTAATATTTACCATCGGCTAATGATTCATAGCCTGATGTATAGCTATTTTTCCCATTAGCCAGCGATCTAATGGTAGAATTATAGTTCGTATTGCCACTCCTGGAAGCATAATCGTTATCGAATGTATCAAATGCATATCTGTTTTCATCTCCTGCCGCAAAATCTACGCGACCGGTATTGAGCTGTAAATTATTAAACCCTGCTGCACTAGCCGCTAAGGCCGCATTCCTTTGCCCCACATAGTTAACGCCACCCTGTTGAGTGATTTGGTAGATCTTGCCATCTGCATCTTCCACAAGCAAGGGCAAGGAAGTATAATGAATTGTTTGAGTATCCCCCTCTCCACTGTCTGTTAACGTTATAGTTCGGGATACAGTATCTACCAGAATTGCATCTTTTGTAAAGAGATGTAAACGGGTTGTTATATCCGCCACCACATCACCGGTTTTCACCTTTCCCATATCATCGCCGCCATGCTGGGCATCAAGTTCTTCTTTGATGAATTGATCTATTCCTTTCGTGACAGCATGCATCTCTCCGCTGATAGCTACGAGATCAGTATTGACAACTACGTTTTTGAAAGAAACCTGGAGCCCAAATCCCAAACCAGGCGTAATGATACGGCCGCAGGAAAGAGATGTGAGCAATACATCATAATGACCTATGCGAATGATATTGCCAATCATAAGTACAGGTTGTACCTCCCTATTAGAGGGTAGTATAAGTAATGAGGCATCTCCGCATGCGATTGTTTGTAAGGGAGCAGTTTTTATGCTTAAAAGATCACTCAATCCACTGTATACTCCTGACAGTTTCCATTGAAGATGTGCTTCATACTCCCTGTTAGGTTCGAGGCTATTAATTAGCGTCGTTGTATCTCTGTTAATTTCTATTGTATGCCAGTCATAAATAGTGTTGTTGCTGGCAAGGGCTCTGTATTGAAGGCGATAAGCATCTACCGGCACGGAAGCCTGTGGCCAATGGTATAGGATCTGCCGCTCACCCTGTGCTCTTCCGAAAAGCACAGGCTTCTCTGTATGCGCAAAGGGATTGACGCCAAGGTAGGTAAATGAACAACTTTGACTATAGCCCTGGTTGCTATAAAGATCTTTCCCTTCCTTGTCTATAGCCTGTACAATCCAGACATACTGCATACTGTCGATGAGTGCGGGTTCTGTGGGTCCATATAAAAGGGTCGTATTGTCGGTTGTTGTTGTATAAAGAGGCCTGGTACTGCGGATAATGTAGTCTGGATGGCTACCTGCAGGCTTTACTTCGTACAAAGAAAAGATGTAAGATATGTTTGCCTGACTGGTATTTCGGATTGACCAGTTAAACGTGAGCAATTGCGGATCCCGTTTTTCTATCCTGCTACCACAGACAGGCAGATTTAATAAAGGTGGATCACTTCTTTGCAGGAAGAATACACTTGCTATTGCGTTGCTGATCTGTATTCCCGGACGATGATTGTCATATGCCTGGAAAGTAAGACGATAAGAACCTTCAGGTAATGATTTTGTTTTTTCATATTCTTCCCGGCTATACCCACCGCTAAAAAGAATATTCTCCGCCATAAAATATTCGGCAAGTGCTGCACCACTGATAATGGAAGGGATCCCTGCGTTTATTGTAACCGGCTGAGGATGAAAAGATGGCTGACTACGCATGATCACGGTTCCATTCTTCTCCAGGGTCATTTGGAGACTGATTTCATAAGAAGGCTGGGTGAGATCTCTTTGTAAGAGTATCAGGCGCAGTTTATCACTCCCACCGGAATAATAATCAGGAAGGTGAAGACTATAAGGAGGTATGATCTGTGTACTGGTGCTAACAGGGTAATCCTGTGCCTGCAAGACACCTGTATAGGAAAACAATAAGATTATTAAATACAGGAGGTTTTTCATTGGATGGAATTATTTTTAAACAGGATGACCAATGGCTGACCATCCTATTCAATCTCTCAGAACTGGCTGACTATGAATGGCACATCTTTACTATCATTTTCCGTGATCACCCGCAGGAGATACATGCCGGATAGCACTTTACCCAAATCAAAACTATCTTCTATCAAAAGGCCAGGTGCATACTGTTTCCTGGCTATCATGTGTCCATTCAGGTCATAGACAGAGACGGTGGTCTGCTGTTTTTTACTAAGTTGTATCCTACATTTGAAATAGCCCTGACTTGGATTGGGTGAAACTATCACGGTATCTATTATACTGACAGGAAGTTGATACACCGGAATGGCTAGCGGATCATAAGGCTGGATATTTACAACTTTCTGTAAATTGTAGGTACAAGTGCCAAAGGTGGCATACATCTTTATCCAATAGTCACCCTGACGACTAAATTTGATCAATGGTGCATTATACAGATCGGTACCCAGCCATTCTGCGCCAGGAGGGAATTCCCAATTAACTGAATCCGGTGCCGGAAGACAGATTTCCCTGACTGCTAACGTATCCAGGGCATTATTCCTGGAGACTACAAGGAAATTAACCGTTGGTTGTGTATTCCGCTTTATAAGCGTCACCTGCTCCTGTAAAAGACAATCATTTGCATCCCTTATTACCACAGTGTAATTTCCTGGTGCCAGGTTTAAAAATTTAGGATCGCCTTGCCAGTTTGCATCACCCAATGAATAGGCATAGTTTACAATGCCACCATCTGCCAATATCTCTATGGCGCCGTCCTGTAAACCATCACAAACAGTGGTGGTATTCAATTTCATTGTAAGCTCAAAAGGCTCCGGAATTGTGTATGCTCCGGATACCACACAACCTTTTCCATCTGTTACAATCAGGTGATAGTTGCCCGCTTTCAATTGTGAAATATGATTCGCTGACAAGGCTGTTTCCACCCATGCATAATGATAAATACTATCCCCTCCCAGGGCAGTAATATCCAACGCGCCTGTTGGTGTACCATTACATCTCACTGGTGTAACCCTGGCAGATAGCTGCATAGCGGGATCATCTGCGATGATGTCAGCGGCATATTTTGTTACACAACCTAATCCATCCTTTGCCTGTATTGTATAATGACCAGCAGATAAGCCAGGAAAATGGGGGATAGCGATCCAATTCGAGTTATCCAATGAATAGGTATAGGGAGCCATTCCACCTGATGTTATAAACCTGATTTCACCAGTGGTATCATTTCCGCAATACACATCCTGTGTTCCTATAAGACTGATTTTTAATGTCTGACGGGTAGTATCTTCTGAAAGTTTTACTTCTAAGGATTTCATGCAAGTCCTGTCATCTATTACATAAACGGTATACTTGCCGGCCAACAGGTTGTCAAAGACCGGAGATGCCTGCCAGTTCTCATTATCAAGACTATAGGATAAGGCATAGTCACTTCCTGCCGCACTTACTTCAATGCTACCATCATCATTACCCCGGCAAGTGATATCGGTCAATTTAGTCTGGATAGTCAGGCTATCAGGTAATGTTATTGTATATGTATCAGGCGCCCATGCCATACATCCTTTTCCATCCATTACCCTGATGTCATATTCCCCTGCAATATGGATCTGCGCCAAAGGAGAATATGTCTCTCCATGATCCATAGAACATGCAAATGCATATCGCCCATCTCCGCCAGAAGCTGTGATATCAAATGCAGCCCCATCCTCCAGGCAGATTGCTTCCCGGATACCTACATAATCTATTGACAACTGTGGAGGATTAGCCATTACTATGGTATCAGAGCTTATGCTACATGCTTTGTCTGTAACGGTTACCCTGTATGTACCGGGTTCTACGTCCTCTACCTGCATGCCGGTAGCAAACCATTTTGCTTGTTCCAACTTTTCCCAGGTATAATAATACGCACCTGTTCCTCCGCTCACCCGTGCCTGCAAATATCCATTCGCCGCATTATGGCAACTAATAGGCGTATGTTGTAAACTCACCTGCAATGGTGGCCGTTCGTAGACTGTATATTGCGCAGATATGACTTCTTCACAGGTCGTACCATTTCTTTTTACCTGTACCTTGTATTCACCGGGAGGGAGATGATTAAAGTCTCCTGTCGCATTTGTCATTTGTACAGGTCCGGTAAGCTGGTAAAGGTTCCCATTTCCCCTTACCTGTAAATGACCGTCATTAGCTCCCTGGCAGCTGACTGAATCGGCTTCTATTAATTGTAATGAAAGAGGAGCCGGACCGGTGATTGTTACAGTGGTATCCCATGAAGGGCAGGCAGGATGAATGACATCAGTTATTTTGATGAGGTATTTCCCTGCAGTCAGGCCGGAAAGTGCAGGTTGTAAAATACCGGATTCGCTGTATACATGAATATCTGCTCCGGACGCAGCAAGATCTATTCTGGCATCTGAAGGGAAATTACAGGAACCATGCACGACATTCACTGTTGCGGAGATCCTTGCTGGTTCTGTCAGTGTGATACTCATACGTTGTGCTTCATTACAGGTTGTATCACTTACAGTGACCTCATAAGTTCCGGCCGCCAGTTCTTTCCAATTGCCGTTGGTGTTATTTAACAGCTCGCCTGCCGGGGTTTTTAATGTGTAAGTATACCCACCACCACCTGTTGCCTGCACACTAATCATTCCATCCCTGCCTCCATTACAGCCAATATTTGTAACTGATTTTGTTGTCAATGACAAAGCCGCTACTTCCGGGATAACTACCTTCAATGGCG
This window of the Chitinophaga sancti genome carries:
- a CDS encoding T9SS type A sorting domain-containing protein, with the translated sequence MKFVTTVIILLLHLSGFAQISVNVYAHLTQTGAIGSLSFDQTTALSSSPLSATGGPVYGGTVSHIPPFALYRNDVRIGSVSSGNIYPVGAIRGDLQFYGDEIGSGYFSVRYVYEMAAPHQVSGNVSSGTQTCANSAISLRSVNNWPLFDDSYVSTSVVWEYNLNGGTAWPGFDSSSATFSCSFLPLLHIPVTSVVNVRFRCRIKAEYKKGTYYSPYSAASEIYTIIPAPPIVKNVSELVTGPACAGKANGWIYLPGKAISSGDPFMYWLLRPGNAITPCTTNCGDLVDWSNGVDSVSKGVGVRGLKAGTYTLWLINSGGSAGNCLTPLKVVIPEVAALSLTTKSVTNIGCNGGRDGMISVQATGGGGYTYTLKTPAGELLNNTNGNWKELAAGTYEVTVSDTTCNEAQRMSITLTEPARISATVNVVHGSCNFPSDARIDLAASGADIHVYSESGILQPALSGLTAGKYLIKITDVIHPACPSWDTTVTITGPAPLSLQLIEADSVSCQGANDGHLQVRGNGNLYQLTGPVQMTNATGDFNHLPPGEYKVQVKRNGTTCEEVISAQYTVYERPPLQVSLQHTPISCHNAANGYLQARVSGGTGAYYYTWEKLEQAKWFATGMQVEDVEPGTYRVTVTDKACSISSDTIVMANPPQLSIDYVGIREAICLEDGAAFDITASGGDGRYAFACSMDHGETYSPLAQIHIAGEYDIRVMDGKGCMAWAPDTYTITLPDSLTIQTKLTDITCRGNDDGSIEVSAAGSDYALSYSLDNENWQASPVFDNLLAGKYTVYVIDDRTCMKSLEVKLSEDTTRQTLKISLIGTQDVYCGNDTTGEIRFITSGGMAPYTYSLDNSNWIAIPHFPGLSAGHYTIQAKDGLGCVTKYAADIIADDPAMQLSARVTPVRCNGTPTGALDITALGGDSIYHYAWVETALSANHISQLKAGNYHLIVTDGKGCVVSGAYTIPEPFELTMKLNTTTVCDGLQDGAIEILADGGIVNYAYSLGDANWQGDPKFLNLAPGNYTVVIRDANDCLLQEQVTLIKRNTQPTVNFLVVSRNNALDTLAVREICLPAPDSVNWEFPPGAEWLGTDLYNAPLIKFSRQGDYWIKMYATFGTCTYNLQKVVNIQPYDPLAIPVYQLPVSIIDTVIVSPNPSQGYFKCRIQLSKKQQTTVSVYDLNGHMIARKQYAPGLLIEDSFDLGKVLSGMYLLRVITENDSKDVPFIVSQF